Proteins from one Bacillota bacterium genomic window:
- a CDS encoding 4Fe-4S dicluster domain-containing protein, with translation MSPRRIAVIECPEEIPCNPCETVCPQGAIQVGNPITSRPRLDTRHCIGCGACVAACPGLAIFLVSSDNNGPDEVTFPYEFLPRPEPGESVTAVNRDGESLGPAWVKACWQPQGADGTYLVTITLPVGLATKARGIRRPSHDR, from the coding sequence TCGAATGTCCGGAGGAAATACCGTGCAACCCTTGTGAGACAGTCTGTCCGCAGGGTGCGATCCAGGTGGGGAATCCCATCACTAGCCGGCCACGCTTGGATACCAGGCACTGTATTGGCTGTGGCGCCTGCGTAGCTGCCTGTCCGGGGTTGGCTATTTTTCTGGTTAGTAGCGACAACAACGGGCCTGATGAAGTTACATTTCCCTATGAATTTCTCCCTCGGCCCGAACCGGGGGAATCGGTAACGGCAGTCAACAGAGACGGCGAAAGCTTGGGCCCGGCCTGGGTAAAGGCCTGTTGGCAGCCTCAAGGTGCTGATGGCACCTACTTAGTCACCATTACATTACCTGTCGGCTTAGCCACGAAAGCGCGAGGCATAAGGAGGCCTAGCCATGACCGATGA
- a CDS encoding (2Fe-2S)-binding protein, with translation MTDDEVVICRCEEVTKGEIRRAIEAGARTPQAVKRFTRAGMGLCQGRSCRRLIAQIIAQETGQSLADIWPSTYRLPTRPLTVVSLKGEQR, from the coding sequence ATGACCGATGATGAGGTAGTTATTTGCCGCTGCGAAGAAGTAACCAAAGGAGAAATTCGGCGGGCCATCGAGGCCGGAGCTCGAACTCCGCAGGCGGTAAAACGATTCACCCGGGCTGGTATGGGTCTGTGTCAGGGTCGAAGTTGCCGCCGACTTATCGCCCAGATCATCGCTCAAGAGACCGGTCAAAGCCTGGCCGATATTTGGCCCAGCACCTACCGGCTGCCCACCCGCCCGCTGACGG